The bacterium DNA segment GCGCTGATGCGGGGCGACGCGAGGATCTCCCGCGGCATCGCGGAGCGGATTTTGCACGAGTTCATGGGCCAGATCGCGGTGCCCAGCGCGACGCTCCCAACGCTCACCTCGCGAGAACGGGAGATCCTTGCCTTGGTCGCGCGCAGGCTGACGAACAAGGAGATCTCGATCCGCCTGAACATCAGCCAGGGCACGGTCAAGCGCCATCTGGAGAACATCCTGGCCAAGCTCCACCTGCGCAACCGCGTCGAACCGGCAACTTTCGCAGTCACTCGGGGAATCACGTCATCCGGTCCCTCAACTACCAGAGACTAGACGCGCGCCGCCAGTAGGTACGCTGCCTCACCCGTGGCAAGCGGGATCCCGTGTGGAGAAGATGACCGCGTCTGTGGCGCGGGAGCCCAACACCGCGCGCCACACGTCCGACTCGCGGCTTTTATTATTCCCGCTGTCCCTGCGCTGATCCTTACTTGTAGAAGTACGGGTCAAGGACGCTCACTTGAGTGATGCGGTCAACTGGTAGGCCATTTCCCAACGCGGCGCGGTGGATTGCGTCCGGGTTCGGGCCATCATAGATACAGTATGTCTTGGTCTTGTCCTCGCTTACGTACGAATGGACCCAGGTTACGCCCAACGCGCCGTTCTTGCCGAACACGTTCAAACACGTCTGCGCACCCTGTTCAGTCATGGGAATCTGCAACCCGTTCGGAAACGTCCGTTCCACCAGGTATCGAGGCATCTTCCCCACCCTTCGACCGAAATTGTTTCGTCCCACATTCTACCTTACTTGCCCGGATCCGCGATTTTGTCGCTGGTCGTCGCCGGAGCGCGCATGAACATCGCGTTCCACCTGCGGTGCCAGCATGATGTCACAGGTCACCAATCTGCCACGGCTCAGACTGTGGTCGGAGCGATCATCGTAGAGTTAGTCGCCTCCAAACGCGGCGACTAAGAAAGGAACCCGATAGACGAGGCCGAGCGCGCACACGATCAATGCAAGACCCACGGGCGCTGTAAGCCGGCGGCCCCAGCGTGATGTCCGCTCCAGCAGCATCACCGCCCCGAGCCCCAGCATCCACCCGAGGTTCACGCCGCCGATCCCAAACATCACCAGCATGAGCGTCCAGCAACAGCCGAGACAGTACAATCCGTGCCGCATCCCGAGGCGCACCGCGTCGTATCGCGCTCGCCGCCCGCGCCAGTGTTCTACCAGAAAAGAGTACGGCGACCGGCACTTCTCCAAACACATCTCTTTGAGCGGCGTCACCTGGTACACGCCGGCTGCGGCCAATACCAGCACGCCAAACCAGCCGTCCAGAGCCGCCAGGGCCGGGTTCCGCTCCACGCCGGCGTGGAGGCCGGCGTCGCCCGCAAAGGCGGCGATGCCAAAGGCCGTCCAGACCGAGAGGTAGCCGAGCAGGAGGTACGGCGTGAGGGTCGCACGGTCGGCCCGTCCGGCCATCAGCGCGCGGAAGAGATTGACGAGGGGAAGGCTGCCGGGCAGCATCATCGCGATTGTCATGAGCAGCCAGCCCGCCGCGAACACGGCCAACCGGAAGGCGGTGAGCCCTCCCTCGGCCAGCTCGCGATGGCTGAGCAGCGGCGCGAACGGCGAGGCGCCCCACGCCGCGAGCACCACCCACGCGAAGAGTACGAGCGCGCCGGCTGCGACGCGATACCAGCGGGTGTCCTCCGGCGTGCGCAGCGCACTGATCATATCCGCCCGCCTTCCCCGGTCTGGCCGGTGTCTTACGCCTCGAACCGGAACTCGCCGAGCACCGCGTTCCGGCCGCTGAACTCCCACATCATCCCGTGCTTTGGCAGGTTCACGCGATGCGTTGCCGCCTTGCCCACGTAGGCGGGCGACCCGGGAATGGTGCTGAACACGGTATCCACCAGCTTGGTTGGTCGACCCTGCGCATCGACGTACGGCTGCATCTCGGCCGCTATCGCCTCCCCCACCCGGATCGTGCCCTTCCCCTGCGTGAAGTTGAACTCGATCGGAGCATCGTACACCCCGACCACCTCACCGATAAGTTTCGAGAGGTCGGCTAGCGGGCCGCCCAGCTTCCCAGTGTGTGCCGCGAGGATCGCCTCTTTCTGTCGCGTTGATGCCGCTCCGTCTACAAACGCGGCGATCCTCCAGTTTCCCTGGAGGACATTGCCGGGAATCCGCGCGACAAGCGCGAGTGTGAGCCCGCTGACGTCGACCTCATTGATGTGGCCCCGATCGTAGTGATAGGCCAGAAACGCGTCGCACGTTCCGCCATCAGGATCGTCACCGACCCAACACGGGCATGGTCCCCCGCAGGAGCAGGCTTCCAGGAGCCGTCCTTCTACGGCATACGCCACCTTATC contains these protein-coding regions:
- a CDS encoding DUF2182 domain-containing protein, yielding MISALRTPEDTRWYRVAAGALVLFAWVVLAAWGASPFAPLLSHRELAEGGLTAFRLAVFAAGWLLMTIAMMLPGSLPLVNLFRALMAGRADRATLTPYLLLGYLSVWTAFGIAAFAGDAGLHAGVERNPALAALDGWFGVLVLAAAGVYQVTPLKEMCLEKCRSPYSFLVEHWRGRRARYDAVRLGMRHGLYCLGCCWTLMLVMFGIGGVNLGWMLGLGAVMLLERTSRWGRRLTAPVGLALIVCALGLVYRVPFLVAAFGGD
- a CDS encoding LuxR C-terminal-related transcriptional regulator; this translates as MRGDARISRGIAERILHEFMGQIAVPSATLPTLTSREREILALVARRLTNKEISIRLNISQGTVKRHLENILAKLHLRNRVEPATFAVTRGITSSGPSTTRD
- a CDS encoding DUF1326 domain-containing protein; translation: MAYAVEGRLLEACSCGGPCPCWVGDDPDGGTCDAFLAYHYDRGHINEVDVSGLTLALVARIPGNVLQGNWRIAAFVDGAASTRQKEAILAAHTGKLGGPLADLSKLIGEVVGVYDAPIEFNFTQGKGTIRVGEAIAAEMQPYVDAQGRPTKLVDTVFSTIPGSPAYVGKAATHRVNLPKHGMMWEFSGRNAVLGEFRFEA
- a CDS encoding DUF4242 domain-containing protein codes for the protein MPRYLVERTFPNGLQIPMTEQGAQTCLNVFGKNGALGVTWVHSYVSEDKTKTYCIYDGPNPDAIHRAALGNGLPVDRITQVSVLDPYFYK